The window GTTTGCTGATCTTGCCATGGATATAACACCTTTGGTATGCTTAAGATTGTTGGTAAAGTTATTCATGTTAAATTCGCCTTTAATTTGATAACCTGGTCCACCCATGCCTGTTCCATCTGGGCACCCGCCTTGAATCATGAAACCAGGGATAACCCGATGGTAAGTTAAACCATCATAATAACCCTTGTTCACCAATGCTATAAAGTTATTCACTGTGATAGGTGCAACCTCAGGGTATAATTCTACTTCAATTTTATGACCATTTTCCATTTCTATGGTTACGATTGGATTTTTATTTTCCATGTTTATCACCTTCCATTTATTAGTATATCCATTCTATTGTAATGTATAATGGACCTAACTTCAATATAAAACTTGTTGTTTTCTTTGCCTAAACAGTAATAACGCTATCTGCCTCCATCATGGTGGATGATATTTCTTCCATGTTGCTAATGCGTCCTACTTTCATGATGTCTTTTACATGATAAAAATCAATGCAGGTACCGCAAGCTAATAATTCAACACCTGCATCTTGAAGTCCTGTTAAGACATCCAATACAGGAGAGCCCTGTACCGTTAATTTAACACCAGCATTATAAAACAATAGGGCATCAGGTTTATCTGTCCTTACCCATATTTTCTTAAGAAATGCTCCCATCAGTTTTGCACCTAATTCACGGTCCCCTTGTCCAAACACATC is drawn from Vallitalea pronyensis and contains these coding sequences:
- a CDS encoding peptidylprolyl isomerase; translation: MENKNPIVTIEMENGHKIEVELYPEVAPITVNNFIALVNKGYYDGLTYHRVIPGFMIQGGCPDGTGMGGPGYQIKGEFNMNNFTNNLKHTKGVISMARSANPNSAGSQFFIMVADSPHLDGQYAAFGKVISGIEEADRIVNVPRNHMDKPDEPQVMKKVTVDTFGKEYPEVEKA
- the yedF gene encoding sulfurtransferase-like selenium metabolism protein YedF, whose translation is MNRVIVINNDVFGQGDRELGAKLMGAFLKKIWVRTDKPDALLFYNAGVKLTVQGSPVLDVLTGLQDAGVELLACGTCIDFYHVKDIMKVGRISNMEEISSTMMEADSVITV